In the genome of Listeria cossartiae subsp. cossartiae, one region contains:
- a CDS encoding HAD family hydrolase, translated as MKAVVFDFDGTMLDTENLWYTETMKYLKDTYDIDLPDEIYQQIIGTSEEPIITYMMEATNGAFDKEAFLTTVADACHLGQQSLGFREGFKEFFEQVKANDYKIGLATSSGYAWIKPTLERLGILADFETIQTADHVDEIKPHPALYLQAVEALGVKPEEAIAIEDSKNGALSAMQAGLKVYIVPNEATKNITFPKEAAVVSSFAEIKLK; from the coding sequence GTGAAGGCAGTTGTTTTTGATTTTGATGGCACCATGCTTGATACGGAGAATTTATGGTATACGGAGACAATGAAATACTTGAAAGACACGTACGATATTGATTTACCAGATGAAATTTATCAGCAAATTATCGGTACAAGTGAAGAACCGATTATTACTTATATGATGGAAGCAACGAACGGGGCTTTTGATAAAGAAGCTTTTTTAACTACCGTGGCGGACGCTTGCCATCTTGGTCAACAATCACTTGGCTTTCGTGAAGGTTTTAAAGAATTTTTTGAACAAGTAAAAGCGAATGATTATAAAATTGGTCTTGCTACAAGTTCGGGTTATGCTTGGATTAAGCCTACGCTCGAACGACTTGGGATTTTAGCGGATTTTGAAACGATTCAAACGGCGGACCATGTGGATGAAATCAAGCCACATCCGGCACTTTATTTGCAAGCTGTGGAGGCTCTTGGTGTGAAGCCAGAAGAAGCGATTGCAATAGAAGACTCGAAAAATGGCGCACTATCAGCGATGCAGGCTGGATTAAAAGTCTATATCGTACCGAATGAAGCGACAAAAAACATCACTTTTCCAAAAGAAGCGGCGGTTGTGTCTTCTTTTGCAGAAATCAAATTAAAATAA
- a CDS encoding pyridoxal phosphate-dependent aminotransferase, producing the protein MNNSKIAKRHQQMPVNILADIGTLAKTMPNILDLSIGDPDLITDESIINAAFEDVRAGHTKYTESGGDVELIDAIRGYFSRNYDLSFERSQIRATVGALHGMYLTLQTILDDGDEVIIHEPYFSPYKDQVLNSGGTPIIIPTYEKDDFAINIDILEAAITDKTKALILNSPNNPTGAVFSPDTFEKIANLAKKYDFFILSDEVYDGFSFYEEFVPMAKFAPDHTITFGSMSKNFAMTGWRLGYMIAPTYLNEAAKIINEGITYSAPSPSQRAAIYALNHSETLIPLVTETFQKRLEYIAKRVEEIPYLSLHPLKGSIYAFINISKTNMDSVSFTEYVLKETQVLVIPGLAFGESGDNYVRLAATQDISVLEEAFNRLAKLTF; encoded by the coding sequence ATGAATAACTCAAAAATTGCTAAAAGACATCAACAAATGCCCGTTAATATCCTCGCTGATATTGGTACACTCGCGAAAACAATGCCTAATATTCTTGATTTATCTATCGGCGATCCCGATTTAATTACGGATGAATCCATTATCAATGCTGCATTTGAAGACGTTCGTGCTGGTCATACAAAATACACCGAATCAGGTGGCGACGTGGAACTAATTGACGCCATCCGTGGTTATTTCAGCCGCAATTATGATCTTTCTTTTGAACGTAGCCAAATCCGTGCCACAGTCGGCGCGCTTCATGGTATGTATTTAACTTTGCAAACCATTCTTGACGACGGCGATGAAGTCATCATTCACGAACCGTACTTCTCTCCTTACAAAGATCAAGTGTTAAACTCTGGTGGTACGCCAATTATCATCCCTACTTACGAAAAAGATGACTTCGCGATTAATATCGATATTTTAGAAGCTGCCATCACCGATAAAACGAAAGCTTTAATTTTAAATTCACCTAATAACCCAACTGGCGCTGTTTTTTCACCAGACACATTTGAAAAAATCGCTAATCTAGCTAAAAAATACGATTTCTTTATTTTATCTGATGAAGTCTATGATGGTTTTAGTTTTTATGAAGAATTCGTACCTATGGCCAAATTCGCGCCAGATCATACAATTACGTTCGGTAGTATGTCTAAAAATTTCGCGATGACAGGTTGGCGTCTAGGTTATATGATTGCTCCAACTTATTTAAACGAAGCTGCGAAGATTATTAACGAAGGAATTACGTACTCTGCCCCGTCGCCGTCCCAACGAGCTGCTATTTACGCGTTAAATCATTCTGAGACACTAATTCCTTTAGTAACAGAAACCTTCCAAAAGCGTCTAGAATACATCGCAAAACGGGTGGAAGAAATCCCATATCTTTCTTTACATCCACTCAAAGGTTCGATTTACGCCTTTATCAACATTTCTAAAACAAACATGGATTCCGTTTCATTTACAGAATATGTGTTAAAAGAAACGCAAGTCCTTGTAATTCCTGGGCTAGCTTTCGGTGAATCTGGTGATAATTATGTTCGCCTGGCTGCAACCCAAGACATTAGCGTGCTAGAAGAAGCATTCAACCGCCTAGCCAAATTAACCTTCTAA